ATGGCCGGACTCTCCCGCCCGGTTCGGTAAAGCCACATGTATGAGGTGCTTTCTGCAGTACGCCCTGGTTCATTTAGCACCTGCAAAGTGGTTTCGTCAGCATGCAAAATATCCTGCTTTAGCAGATGGTTGTGCATCTGATCATACAAAGGGAGAAGCCAACGCTCTGCACTCTGAACCATCCAGTTTGACAAGGTTTGGCGGGAAAGGCTCACCCCAAAGCGTTCAAGCTGCTGCTCTTGGCGGTACAGGGGCATACCATCTACGTACTTCTGTGTCATGATAAAGGCAAGAGCAGTTGGTGACGCAATGCTGCCCGGAAGTGCAGGGGCAGGCATTGGTGCTGTAACGATTCTGGTTTTTATGTTTAGCTCTTTTCGTAAATATTGTGGCTGACTAAATTACGCTATTCGCAAGGATTTAAAAGCTTCATAGAGGAATTGCTTCTTCATTGCGTGTAATTCCTTGTTTTTGTGAATTTGGAAGAAACGGAACCAAGCCAAATAATTATCCAAATACTTGGTGGAAATGCCTTTAAAATCCCTCACCCAGTGTTTTAGCCCAGAGTGATAGGCATTCACATGTTGGATGTGGTACAAGCCCCGCACCCGTTCATATTTTGGATTAAGGCGTTCGTGTCGTATCTTCCGTCGCTTAGCAAATGCTTCGTAATTTCTGGCCGCATCCGTACACAGAATTGAGCCGGGTATAATGTGTTCACCAATTGCTTTGTCTATCTCGACATAAGATGTATTGCCCCGACCCACAATCTGGGACACAATAGCCCCGTCTCTGTCAATGGCAATCAAGGCAGCCACTTGCTGATTGCTCAGACCGCGCTGTTTGGCCTTTCCGCCGTGTTTGCGGGGATTAGTAAGACGATGTTTGTGCTTACCCTTCTTGCTTTCCAGAAAATAGGTTTCATCCGCCTCTACAATCCCGCCAAGATGGTCTTTTTCTAGCTGTCTGAGGGCATTTAAGACCTTGTGTCGCCACTTGAAAGCCGTGGAAATATGGATATCCAGAGCCAATGCGGTAGCAGGCAGAGATTTGCTTTGTGCCATCAGTTTGAGATATTGCACCCATTTATCAGGATGATGTGTTCCCGAAATCGGGCTGCCTGTATGGTCGTTGAAACTTCTGCCACAGCGTTTGCTTAGACATAAGTACCGCTGTCTGCCACGGTAAATGCCGTGTTTCTTAACTTTCATCGCTTTACAATGTGGGCAACGCACTTTATGAGGAAAACGGACTTCCCGCAGCTCGGGCGTAAGCACATTTACATCCTTCTCCTCAGGGTAAAGAATTCCTCTGAGTTCGGCATAAAGCGTCTGCTGTTCGTGCCATTTCAGTTGTTTAATTCCCTCCAACAGTACATTTGCATCCATTTGCGTCACCTCGCACCGATTTGTAAGACATTTTATCAGTAGGATGAGCAAATGGCAATAAATTTATGCAAATTGGAGAAATCAAGGACAAATAACAATTAAATAACGCTACAGGTAAAATCTACAAACACAAATTTAACGAAAAGAGCGTTATGTTTTCCTGCTCACAACGGCGACACGCATAGACGTGTTGTACATGTTTGACCACAGAGACCTGGGCAGGGATCACTTTTATCTCTTGCCGAACCTTTGTACTCATTTCATGTAGCGGCCCTCCACAACTACATACCTGTTCTTCCGGAGATAGGTAGTAATCAATTGTTTCGACCGGCAGTCCCTTAAGCTGCTCCTCACGATGACCTTTTTGCTTTTTACGTTTGTACGTAACCTCTTCTATGGTAGGTTCAGGTTGAGCCGGCTTTGTATCCACTTCAGCTTCATTAAAAATGTTTAGCTGATCTGGGTGAGTTTGCTCACTGGAAGAACCAAAACGCCGCTGCTGGGAAAGCCGAAACTGTTCCTCATACCAGGATAATTTGACCGACAGTTCAGTCACCTGCTGCTGAAGTTTGGCACATTCATTCTCAAGTTGTTCTACAGATTTTGCTGTGTTTTCCATACTATTCAATTCGACATCAAGTGCCAAAAACCCTTTAAAAACAAGGCTTCTTCGCAAATTTATTTACTCTTAAAGTACGATTCGTGCAGTTACTTCTGGGTGTGCATGACGCTGCTTTAACGGTAGTCCATCTAGCAGCCAACGCAACTCACGTCGGCTAATAGCGGTAACACCGACACCGTCTTTTTGTGGCCACTGGAACTTGCCTTTCTCAAGCCGACGGTAGTAAAGCCAGAATCCATTATGTTCCCAGTGTAGAATTTTCAACTTATCCCGCTTGCGGTTACAGAACACGTAAAGGCAGGAAGAGAATGGATCTAGTTGGAATCCTTCCTTCACCAAAACGGCTAACCCATCAATGGACTTACGCAGATCTGTGTTTCCGCAGGCAAGGTAAACCCTTTCCAATCTTACTTCGCTAATCATTGTACAAGCGTGTTCACGACATCAAGAAGCAACTTTGGGTCGAAGCCGTGCTTAACTTCTATAGCAACACGGCCAATTCGAACTAGCAAGGTTGGCTGAACACCGTCATCACTTAAGTCCAACGGAAGCCACGAAAGCCCATGTTCCGAAGATGATACGTCACGATCTTTCCGTAACCAATACCACAATTGATAGGGTTTTACATCTTGATTGGCACACCAAACTTGAACAGACAGTCCGCTCGCTTTGAATTCAGAAATTCTGGTTTTCCATAAAGATTGTCGTTCTAACTTCGTCATAGAAAAAATCCCCCTTTAGCGATCTCTACATTGTAGAGTATCTTAAAAAAAGGATTCTGAATACGTGGGAACTGTTTGACGCTTACTCATGGATGAAGTTAACCTTAGCAGTAAATTAAGAGCAGGTACATGGATACGTAGAACTTGGATTTGGTAAAACCACAAAAACTGCGCTAGAGAAAAGGTTTTCCAGCCAGATAAATCGAATAAAAATATTAATCTAGCCTCACATGTGGAAATAGTTGCGGGACATAGTATCTCGCAACCATTTCTAAAAGCCGTTTATGCATGTAAGGTTTTGAAGACAAAATAAGCCAAACTAAGCGTATTTTGGAGGTATTAATTTAATGAGTCGTAGTTTAAGGGTAAGATTACGAGATTTTGAGGATGAGAGATCAGGTCTAAGTATAGATATGCAATGCTGGGGTTTTTATTGGATATCCATC
The DNA window shown above is from Actinomycetota bacterium and carries:
- a CDS encoding IS1595 family transposase yields the protein MDANVLLEGIKQLKWHEQQTLYAELRGILYPEEKDVNVLTPELREVRFPHKVRCPHCKAMKVKKHGIYRGRQRYLCLSKRCGRSFNDHTGSPISGTHHPDKWVQYLKLMAQSKSLPATALALDIHISTAFKWRHKVLNALRQLEKDHLGGIVEADETYFLESKKGKHKHRLTNPRKHGGKAKQRGLSNQQVAALIAIDRDGAIVSQIVGRGNTSYVEIDKAIGEHIIPGSILCTDAARNYEAFAKRRKIRHERLNPKYERVRGLYHIQHVNAYHSGLKHWVRDFKGISTKYLDNYLAWFRFFQIHKNKELHAMKKQFLYEAFKSLRIA
- a CDS encoding IS66 family transposase zinc-finger binding domain-containing protein, with translation MRRSLVFKGFLALDVELNSMENTAKSVEQLENECAKLQQQVTELSVKLSWYEEQFRLSQQRRFGSSSEQTHPDQLNIFNEAEVDTKPAQPEPTIEEVTYKRKKQKGHREEQLKGLPVETIDYYLSPEEQVCSCGGPLHEMSTKVRQEIKVIPAQVSVVKHVQHVYACRRCEQENITLFSLNLCL
- the tnpB gene encoding IS66 family insertion sequence element accessory protein TnpB; the encoded protein is MISEVRLERVYLACGNTDLRKSIDGLAVLVKEGFQLDPFSSCLYVFCNRKRDKLKILHWEHNGFWLYYRRLEKGKFQWPQKDGVGVTAISRRELRWLLDGLPLKQRHAHPEVTARIVL